In a single window of the Necator americanus strain Aroian chromosome X, whole genome shotgun sequence genome:
- a CDS encoding hypothetical protein (NECATOR_CHRX.G21847.T1) yields the protein MEAKTTNTTRLLSCVREALNSSSPEVSIEFVCGTIVLFEKHFGQKNKAAMQKILKEAMDNYGPDSPFSNNENMLPIYSMLTKYAKSLTVSEIFERLYRKGSYRRCAKFYTEWCKSCTEEPKKLEILDLAFQANAEPVDVLLSAREDILSNTSCLGQDNVHLGHSSSHDRGVINRRPHTEKSVKRALFSGKSSNVVGTSKCLPEKEVSASNCEFVLPDPCTSSRRTPTDSLSQSNLEAPGHRPSEINDSLPCPDPNAENINPSGAPAEPVVRRKLAGILVASLDFTLEDYDLSDDVVANLKSAEMLKREDNEANIRNNIPSDETEQSSSSRPSLSTEKRLTPSPTHSDNCIRIWTKKMKHGPR from the exons ATGGAAgcgaaaacaacaaatacgACAAGATTGTTGTC cTGTGTACGAGAAGCGCTCAACTCTTCTTCTCCTGAAGTCAGCATTGAATTTGTTTGCGG aactatcGTGCTATTCGAAAAGCATTTTGGTCAGAAAAATAAAGCTGCTATGCAGAAAATTCTCAAGGAAGCCATGGACAACTATGGGCCAGATTCGCCATTTTCAAATAACGAAAACATGCTTCCTATTTATAGTATGTTG ACAAAGTATGCGAAATCTTTGACTGTGTCTGAGATCTTCGAGCGGTTATACCGCAAGGGTTCCTATCGCCGTTGTGCTAAATTCTACACAGAATGGTGTAAAAGTTGCACAGAAGAACCGAAAAAATTG GAAATACTCGATTTAGCTTTCCAAGCTAACGCTGAGCCGGTTGATGTACTACTTTCAGCAAGAGAAGATATACTTTCGAATACATCCTGTCTTGGACAGGATAATGTTCACCTTGG GCATTCATCATCGCACGATCGCGGTGTTATAAATAGAAGACCACATACGGAAAAGTCAGTGAAGAGAGCACTTTTCTCTGGAAAGTCATCGAATGTTGTTGGAACAAGCAAATGTCTACCTGAAAAAGAAGTATCAGCATCAAATTGCGAATTTGTGCTTCCAGATCCTTGTACTTCATCTAGAAG aacACCAACCGATTCATTATCGCAATCCAACTTGGAAGCGCCGGGACACCGACCCTCTGAAATTAACGATTCTTTGCCTTGTCCCGATCCTAATGCTGAAAACAT AAATCCATCCGGAGCTCCGGCAGAACCTGTTGTAAGACGTAAATTAGCTGGAATTTTG GTAGCATCACTTGATTTCACGTTGGAAGATTATGACCTAAGTGACGACGTTGTTGCAAACCTGAAATCAGCTGAGATGCTAAAAAGGGAGGACAACGAAGCAAATATTAGAAATAATATCcca AGCGATGAAACTGAGCAGTCTAGCAGTTCACGTCCATCTCTTTCGACTGAAAAGAGACTCACTCCTAGTCCTACGCATAGTGATAATTG TATTAGAATATGGaccaagaaaatgaaacatgGACCGCGCTAG
- a CDS encoding hypothetical protein (NECATOR_CHRX.G21847.T2) codes for MEAKTTNTTRLLSCVREALNSSSPEVSIEFVCGTIVLFEKHFGQKNKAAMQKILKEAMDNYGPDSPFSNNENMLPIYSMLTKYAKSLTVSEIFERLYRKGSYRRCAKFYTEWCKSCTEEPKKLEILDLAFQANAEPVDVLLSAREDILSNTSCLGQDNVHLGHSSSHDRGVINRRPHTEKSVKRALFSGKSSNVVGTSKCLPEKEVSASNCEFVLPDPCTSSRRTPTDSLSQSNLEAPGHRPSEINDSLPCPDPNAENINPSGAPAEPVVRRKLAGILVASLDFTLEDYDLSDDVVANLKSAEMLKREDNEANIRNNIPSDETEQSSILRIVIIEETAQSTLQEFV; via the exons ATGGAAgcgaaaacaacaaatacgACAAGATTGTTGTC cTGTGTACGAGAAGCGCTCAACTCTTCTTCTCCTGAAGTCAGCATTGAATTTGTTTGCGG aactatcGTGCTATTCGAAAAGCATTTTGGTCAGAAAAATAAAGCTGCTATGCAGAAAATTCTCAAGGAAGCCATGGACAACTATGGGCCAGATTCGCCATTTTCAAATAACGAAAACATGCTTCCTATTTATAGTATGTTG ACAAAGTATGCGAAATCTTTGACTGTGTCTGAGATCTTCGAGCGGTTATACCGCAAGGGTTCCTATCGCCGTTGTGCTAAATTCTACACAGAATGGTGTAAAAGTTGCACAGAAGAACCGAAAAAATTG GAAATACTCGATTTAGCTTTCCAAGCTAACGCTGAGCCGGTTGATGTACTACTTTCAGCAAGAGAAGATATACTTTCGAATACATCCTGTCTTGGACAGGATAATGTTCACCTTGG GCATTCATCATCGCACGATCGCGGTGTTATAAATAGAAGACCACATACGGAAAAGTCAGTGAAGAGAGCACTTTTCTCTGGAAAGTCATCGAATGTTGTTGGAACAAGCAAATGTCTACCTGAAAAAGAAGTATCAGCATCAAATTGCGAATTTGTGCTTCCAGATCCTTGTACTTCATCTAGAAG aacACCAACCGATTCATTATCGCAATCCAACTTGGAAGCGCCGGGACACCGACCCTCTGAAATTAACGATTCTTTGCCTTGTCCCGATCCTAATGCTGAAAACAT AAATCCATCCGGAGCTCCGGCAGAACCTGTTGTAAGACGTAAATTAGCTGGAATTTTG GTAGCATCACTTGATTTCACGTTGGAAGATTATGACCTAAGTGACGACGTTGTTGCAAACCTGAAATCAGCTGAGATGCTAAAAAGGGAGGACAACGAAGCAAATATTAGAAATAATATCcca AGCGATGAAACTGAGCAGTCTAGCA TCCTACGCATAGTGATAATTG AGGAAACCGCTCAATCAACTCTTCAGGAATTTGTTTAA
- a CDS encoding hypothetical protein (NECATOR_CHRX.G21846.T1), translating into MWPRTKRRRASGCVPDGITAGSIRAAQMNKKKNGTEKNDKGGNSLAYRNIGPGQVEVSWTYPNHILNSVVGSTILYTDRKELSPEQWEKVIINDSKNTTVRLNHLRQGARYSVQIIPRLFNGDSDYSSRALFEMKTDNRPFQYLFCFITELTN; encoded by the exons atgtGGCCGCGCACGAAGCGGCGACGagcaagcggctgcgttccTGACGGGATCACAGCTGGATCCATTAGAGCTGCACAGATGAACAAGA agaaaaatggaACAGAGAAAAATGACAAGGGAGGGAATTCATTGGCTTATAGAAATATTGGTCCAGGACAGGTTGAAGTCTCGTGGACATATCCTAATCACATATTGAACAGTGTAGTAG gCTCAACCATCCTTTACACGGATCGTAAAGAATTGTCTCCAGAACAATGGGAAAAAGTTATCATCAATGACTCGAAGAAT ACTACCGTACGCCTAAACCATCTACGTCAAGGTGCACGATACTCAGTACAAATCATTCCACGTCTATTTAACGGAGATTCCGATTATTCCTCAAGGGCATTATTCGAAATGAAGACTGATAATCGTCcgtttcaatatttattttgttttattactgAACTGACGAACTGA